One Thermodesulfobacteriota bacterium genomic window, GCTCGTGGGCTGCACCGAGCGGTCCATGGTCCGGGCCACCGGGGCCAGGGGCGTGGGGGCCGGCCAGGGGGGCTCTTGCAGGTGGGCTCCGCCGGTGGCGCAGCCACCGAGCACCGCCGAAGCCGCGAAGAGGGCGAAATCGAGCCCGAACGTCCTTCTCATCCCATCACCTCGCCACGTCCACGACGCCGCCGTCCCGGAGCACTCCGGCCAGGCTGCGCCCGCTCGAGAGGTTCTCCACCCGCAGGGTGTCGCCCACCCCGGCCGTCTCCAGGGCCTTCCCCAGGGTGGTGGCGGTGACGCCCCCCACCCGCGCCACCAGGCGCACCGTATCCCCCCTCTTCACCGCGGGCACCGACTCCAGGTCCCGGGCGGCGAGGGGCGCCCCCGCAGGGAGCCGGCGCACCGCCCGGCGGCCCACGGCCTCCAGGGGATCGGCCAGGGCTCCCGGGCCGGGGCTCCCGGACTGCACGGCCACGTCCTCGGGGGAGAGCACGTCGCCCCGGCGCACCTCCCGGGCGAGCACCAGGACCGGGCTGCTGCGGAACATCTCGACCCGAGCCCAGGCCCGGGCGGCCCGCTCCCCGTCCACGAGCACGTCCACCCACACGGTGGCGGGGGACGAGAGGGCGCCCTCGGGCACCACCGCCTGGAGCTCGAGGATGCCCTCGGTCACCGGACGGGGCAGGGAGACCGAGGTGACCCGAAGCTCCTCCCCGGGACCCAGGCGGCCCGCCAGGGCCCGCTCCACGGCCTCCTCCACGTCCTCGCGGGCGATGTCGCGCCCGCCGCGCACCAGCACCACGTCCTCGGGAACCAGGAGCAGGCCCTCGGCCCCCACCTGGCGCGCCCGCTGGAGCACCCACGCGCCGCTCAGCACGCGCTCGCTGCCCGGCCGGGGCGCCCGGCCCAGGGCCACCTGGGTCCAGCCCCGGGGGGCACCGGGCACGAGGTCGGCCAGGGTGACGTCCTCGGCGGCCACCGAAACCCGGGGAGCAACGCGGTAGGAGGAGGCCTGGGCGAAG contains:
- the flgA gene encoding flagellar basal body P-ring formation chaperone FlgA — protein: MRALILAAILGLGSFQVPFAQASSYRVAPRVSVAAEDVTLADLVPGAPRGWTQVALGRAPRPGSERVLSGAWVLQRARQVGAEGLLLVPEDVVLVRGGRDIAREDVEEAVERALAGRLGPGEELRVTSVSLPRPVTEGILELQAVVPEGALSSPATVWVDVLVDGERAARAWARVEMFRSSPVLVLAREVRRGDVLSPEDVAVQSGSPGPGALADPLEAVGRRAVRRLPAGAPLAARDLESVPAVKRGDTVRLVARVGGVTATTLGKALETAGVGDTLRVENLSSGRSLAGVLRDGGVVDVAR